From the genome of SAR324 cluster bacterium:
ACTTGTCTGATTTTCAATATCAGCAGCAATTTCAGCAAGTTGATTAAGGATTTTCCACTCTTTTTCAGCATCTAGAGTGGTTATTTGTTCCGTTGCCTGCATGAAGCCTCTTTCGAAGTTGGAGCTTGTGTTAAGACCGAAGCTATTGTCCTGTTTCATTCTATGCAAGACCAAGAACATTTCATATGTTAACTCAAGATTTTGAACTTAGAAAGCCCTCTAAAATTGCTCTGTGAGAACCTGCCAAGCATAGGTAGTCATCTCCAAATCTGTAACAATTCAATCTGAATCTGCAAAGCTGCCATGATGAAAAACAAACTAAAACTGGCATTTTACATGCAGTTAGCAAATTCAAAGAATCAAATAAAATTCAGAAAAACTCGATGGAATTATCAGTAACTTTTAGAGATATGGAAGCCTTAATACAAAGGCTGCAAGACCAAATTTGTAAAGGGTTAGAAGCCTTTGAGCCAATTCAGAGGTTTCAGCAAGATATATGGGAAAGAGAGCAAGGTGGTGGTGGCTGGACAAGAATACTCACTGGTGGAAAAACCTTTGGAAAAGCAGGAGTAAATATTTCTTCCATACATGGAGAGATTACGAAGGAACTAGCCTCCCAACTTCAGGTTGAGGAAGGTCTTTTTGGGGCGTGTGGGCTTTCACTGGTCATTCATCCAAATTCCCCCAAAGTTCCGACAATTCACATGAATGTCCGGTACTTTGAGACGAATGAAGGCCGAAACTGGTTTGGGGGAGGGACAGATCTGACTCCTTACTATCCGTATCCTCAAGATTTCAAGGAATTTCACCAAACATTGCAGCAAGCTTGTAATTCGGTCATTCCATCATCTTATGAGCAATATAAAGAAACTTGCGACCAATATTTCACAATAAAGCATAGATCTGAAATGAGGGGAATTAGTGGTATTTTTTTCGATTACTTAACAGGTACAGAAGCAAAGCACGCTGATCTAGTTCGAGCAGTGGGTGAATCATTTCTTCCAGCGTA
Proteins encoded in this window:
- the hemF gene encoding oxygen-dependent coproporphyrinogen oxidase: MELSVTFRDMEALIQRLQDQICKGLEAFEPIQRFQQDIWEREQGGGGWTRILTGGKTFGKAGVNISSIHGEITKELASQLQVEEGLFGACGLSLVIHPNSPKVPTIHMNVRYFETNEGRNWFGGGTDLTPYYPYPQDFKEFHQTLQQACNSVIPSSYEQYKETCDQYFTIKHRSEMRGISGIFFDYLTGTEAKHADLVRAVGESFLPAYAPIVERRKDEPFDAVDTSFQKIRRGRYVEFNLIYDRGTLFGLRSGGRIESIFMSLPPEVEFHYNWQPKSGSAQEEMLSYYQPYDWING